Proteins from a genomic interval of Trichoderma breve strain T069 chromosome 2, whole genome shotgun sequence:
- a CDS encoding NLI interacting factor-like phosphatase domain-containing protein has product MSETAVATTAVVDFKQDNIPLSSGSGKEKDMLLPEDGESSSKGRGLLKVPSRSSSQQRNQSSPTTTGLSGATITDPRSSIGSRSRESKGSFLDRQRNGSSSGEAEPARTADISQPSSPSASEQKRKRKKSSGFLALLGCCVVPDSANAVDSPQGIHKLDKLPPRPTTAKSRTHTPQDQTPAKQSNEKPPVPATTAPQGKDHGISSSSAQDQTKLEEQTTQEAKHVAPAVTVDPPSPLPEPNEEVREIEEVVDDVEMRDVPAVEEAHEVQPEVVRQEAHEVALPPPPPGPGPSPLVTTALPLTDEGPSAPEPQKWLLPPITPELKGRKCLVLDLDETLVHSSFKILHQADFTIPVEIEGNYHNVYVIKRPGVDEFMKRVGELYEVVVFTASVSKYGDPLLDQLDIHNVVHHRLFRESCYNHQGNYVKDLSQVGRDLKDTIIIDNSPTSYIFHPQHAVPISSWFSDAHDNELLDLIPVLEDLAGPNVADVSLVLDVTL; this is encoded by the exons CGTGGCAACGACCGCGGTCGTCGACTTTAAGCAGGACAATATCCCGCTTAGTTCCGGGTccggcaaggagaaggataTGCTGTTGCCGGAGGATGGGGAGAGCTCCAGTAAGGGCCGAGGGCTCCTCAAGGTGCCGTCGCGATCGTCATCTCAGCAGCGGAACCAATCTTCGCCGACTACGACTGGCTTGAGCGGGGCTACCATCACCGATCCACGAAGCAGTATCGGCAGCAGGTCCAGAGAATCCAAGGGCAGCTTTTTGGATAGACAGCGAAACGGCAGCTCCAGTGGCGAGGCTGAACCTGCTCGCACAGCCGACATTTCCCAGCCCAGCTCTCCGTCCGCAAGCGAGCAGAAacgaaagaggaagaagagcagtGGGTTCCTGGCTCTGTTAGGATGCTGCGTCGTGCCCGACTCGGCGAACGCCGTCGACTCGCCTCAGGGGATTCACAAACTGGATAAATTGCCCCCTCGACCGACAACAGCCAAGTCAAGAACACACACGCCTCAAGACCAGACGCCGGCGAAGCAGAGCAACGAAAAGCCCCCCGTTCCGGCAACCACCGCACCCCAGGGCAAGGACCATGGTATCTCGTCGAGCAGCGCTCAGGACCAGACCAAGTTGGAGGAACAAACGACCCAGGAAGCGAAACATGTCGCCCCCGCCGTTACAGTCGACCCTCCGAGCCCTCTGCCTGAACCGAACGAGGAGGTTCGAGAAATTGAAGAGGTAGTTGACGACGTGGAGATGCGAGATGTGCCTGCGGTGGAAGAGGCCCATGAAGTGCAGCCTGAGGTAGTACGACAAGAGGCTCACGAAGTCGcgctccctcctcctccgcctggCCCTGGCCCAAGTCCCCTAGTGACTACGGCGCTTCCTCTCACAGATGAGGGCCCTTCAGCACCAGAGCCTCAAAAATGGCTATTACCCCCCATTACCCCTGAActcaaaggaagaaaatgtCTAGTTTTGGACCTCGATGAAACCTTGGTCCACAGTTCATTCAAG ATTCTTCATCAAGCGGACTTCACAATACCGGTTGAAATTGAAGGCAATTATCATAACGTGTATGTCATTAAGCGACCTGGTGTAGACGAGTTTATGAAGAGAGTTGGAGAACTTTACGAAGTAGTGGTCTTTACGGCATCAGTCTCAAAG TATGGCGATCCTCTGCTAGACCAATTAGATATACACAATGttgttcatcatcgtctATTCCGAGAGAGCTGCTACAACCACCAAGGAAACTATGTCAAGGACCTTTCACAAGTTGGGCGAGATTTGAAggacaccatcatcatcgacaacTCGCCAACCTCCTACATATTCCACCCCCAGCACGCTGTTCCAATCAGCAGCTGGTTTTCCGACGCGCATGACAACGAGCTGCTCGACCTTATACCCGTCCTTGAAGACCTCGCTGGCCCCAACGTTGCCGACGTCAGCCTGGTTCTTGATGTCACTCTCTGA